A single region of the Neisseria zoodegmatis genome encodes:
- a CDS encoding YifB family Mg chelatase-like AAA ATPase: MSLALVYSRALNGMNAPLVEVEAHLANGLPAFNIVGLPDTEVKESRDRVRAAIIQSGFEFPAKKITVNLAPADLPKESGRFDLPIALGILAASGQIAPDKLNQYEFAGELALSGALRPVRGALAMAWQGMQSGRAFVLPGENARQAAVMKNITVYGAENLCKVAAHLNGVEPLAQTVYDISQRPSENRHVPDLKDVKGQHTARLALEIAAAGGHSLLMMGPPGTGKSMLAQRLPGILPPLTDEELIEVWSLRSLLPNHRQELDYDKPYNSPHHTASQVAIVGGSSGPGEISLSHNGILFLDELPEFDRKVLEVLREPLENGEIHISRASHKAVYPAKFQLVAAMNPCPCGYFGHPSKPCRCTPESIARYRGKISGPLLDRIDLTIEVPALSSAELTQQEPGESSAEVRRRVEAARGRQYQRQGKINAALSVTELDNAAMASKEAAETLGSLLEKLSLSARSYHRIMRVARTLADLNGDETVTKQHVLRAVSFRRAL, encoded by the coding sequence ATGTCGCTCGCCCTTGTTTACAGCCGTGCGCTAAACGGTATGAATGCGCCGTTGGTCGAGGTGGAAGCCCACCTTGCCAACGGCTTGCCTGCTTTTAATATCGTCGGCTTGCCCGATACCGAAGTTAAAGAAAGCCGCGACCGCGTCCGCGCCGCCATCATCCAAAGCGGATTCGAATTTCCCGCCAAAAAAATTACCGTCAATCTCGCCCCTGCCGATTTACCCAAAGAATCCGGCCGTTTCGACCTGCCGATCGCGCTCGGCATTCTTGCCGCTTCCGGTCAAATTGCACCCGATAAACTGAACCAATACGAGTTTGCCGGCGAATTGGCGCTGTCCGGCGCTTTACGTCCCGTCCGCGGCGCACTGGCTATGGCGTGGCAGGGTATGCAGTCCGGCAGAGCATTTGTTTTACCGGGTGAAAACGCCCGACAAGCGGCGGTGATGAAAAACATCACCGTTTACGGCGCCGAAAATCTGTGCAAGGTTGCCGCCCATCTGAACGGCGTTGAGCCGCTGGCCCAAACTGTTTACGATATCAGCCAAAGGCCGTCTGAAAATCGTCATGTGCCTGATTTGAAAGACGTGAAAGGCCAACATACCGCACGTTTGGCTTTGGAAATTGCCGCTGCCGGCGGGCACAGTCTGCTGATGATGGGGCCGCCCGGTACAGGTAAATCCATGCTCGCCCAACGCTTGCCCGGTATTTTGCCGCCGCTGACCGATGAAGAATTGATTGAAGTGTGGTCGTTGCGTTCGCTGCTGCCGAACCACAGGCAGGAATTAGATTACGATAAGCCATATAATTCTCCTCATCATACTGCCAGTCAAGTAGCCATCGTAGGCGGAAGTTCGGGTCCCGGAGAAATCTCGTTATCGCACAACGGAATTTTATTTTTAGATGAACTTCCCGAGTTTGACCGCAAGGTTTTGGAGGTGTTGCGGGAGCCTCTCGAAAATGGCGAAATCCATATTTCCCGCGCCTCACATAAAGCGGTGTATCCTGCCAAATTCCAATTGGTCGCCGCCATGAACCCATGTCCGTGCGGGTATTTCGGCCATCCTTCCAAACCGTGCCGATGCACGCCGGAAAGTATTGCTCGTTACCGTGGAAAAATCTCAGGGCCTTTGCTCGACCGCATTGATTTAACCATTGAAGTGCCGGCACTTTCTTCCGCCGAACTGACACAGCAGGAACCGGGCGAAAGCAGCGCAGAAGTGCGCCGACGGGTGGAAGCCGCAAGAGGACGCCAATATCAACGGCAGGGTAAGATTAATGCGGCGTTAAGCGTTACGGAACTGGATAACGCGGCAATGGCCTCTAAGGAGGCTGCGGAAACTTTAGGGAGTTTATTGGAAAAGTTGTCGCTGTCTGCTCGCAGTTATCACCGCATCATGCGCGTGGCACGCACTTTGGCAGACTTAAACGGCGATGAAACCGTGACCAAACAGCATGTGTTACGCGCAGTAAGTTTTCGTCGGGCTTTGTAA
- a CDS encoding accessory factor UbiK family protein: MIGKKLFEEVSAKLSETIANSPAKDVEKNVKALLGSAFNRMDLVTREEFDIQQQVLIKTRTKLADLEARLAKLEGEQPLQQVETTAEVPEQVE, from the coding sequence ATGATCGGCAAAAAACTGTTTGAAGAAGTGTCTGCCAAATTGAGCGAAACCATCGCCAACAGCCCCGCCAAAGACGTTGAGAAAAACGTTAAAGCTCTGTTGGGCAGCGCGTTTAACCGCATGGATTTGGTAACGCGTGAAGAGTTCGATATCCAGCAGCAAGTGCTGATTAAAACCCGCACCAAACTGGCCGACTTGGAAGCCCGTCTCGCCAAGCTGGAAGGAGAGCAACCGCTCCAGCAAGTAGAAACCACAGCCGAAGTGCCGGAACAAGTCGAATAA
- a CDS encoding amino acid permease translates to MIAIGGCIGTGLFMASGTAISSAGPGGALIAYAAIGLMVYFLMTSLGEMATYLPTSGSFSTYATRFVDPSLGFALGWNYWFNWVITVAADVVIAAVVITYWEPMRFMEPWAWSLLFFIVIFLLNTLSVRAYGESEYWFALIKVVTVIVFLAVGLLTILGILGGEFVGLSNMTVGDAPFLGDGVAGQFLTMLGVFLIAGFSFQGTELIGITAGESENPEESIPKAVKQVFWRILIFYILAILVIGLLIPYTSPQLLGADVNEIAKSPFTLVFERAGLAFAAAVMNAVILTSILSAGNSGMYASTRMLYAMAKDGLAYKAFARTNVSGVPVLSLLATGAVVLAVFLLQLTSDKTYQYILAASGLTGFIAWLGIAVSHYRFRRAYIAQGKDLNALVYRAKWFPFGPLLALALCVLVIIGQDTELVLKGSLDWDRLIITYMGLPVFLGFYFYHKLRYKTRKVPLKEVDLSQDAH, encoded by the coding sequence GCGGTACCGCCATCAGCTCCGCCGGGCCGGGCGGTGCGCTCATCGCTTATGCCGCTATCGGCTTGATGGTGTATTTTTTAATGACCTCGCTGGGAGAAATGGCCACTTATCTGCCCACTTCCGGCTCGTTCAGCACCTACGCCACCCGCTTTGTCGATCCGTCGCTGGGTTTCGCGCTCGGCTGGAACTATTGGTTTAACTGGGTGATTACCGTCGCCGCCGACGTGGTGATTGCAGCAGTGGTGATTACCTATTGGGAGCCGATGCGCTTCATGGAGCCGTGGGCATGGAGTTTGCTGTTTTTTATAGTGATTTTCCTGCTGAACACCCTTTCCGTGCGCGCTTACGGTGAATCGGAGTATTGGTTTGCCCTGATTAAAGTCGTAACCGTTATCGTGTTTCTGGCCGTTGGCTTGCTCACCATTCTCGGCATCCTCGGCGGAGAATTTGTCGGCCTGAGCAATATGACCGTAGGCGATGCGCCTTTCTTAGGCGACGGCGTGGCCGGTCAATTCCTGACCATGCTCGGCGTGTTCCTGATTGCGGGTTTCTCGTTTCAAGGAACCGAGTTGATCGGTATTACTGCGGGCGAATCCGAAAATCCCGAAGAGAGCATTCCCAAAGCAGTGAAACAAGTGTTTTGGCGCATTTTGATTTTCTACATTTTGGCTATTTTGGTTATCGGTTTGCTGATTCCCTATACCAGCCCGCAACTGTTGGGCGCGGATGTGAATGAAATCGCCAAATCGCCGTTTACGCTTGTGTTTGAACGCGCAGGCTTAGCGTTTGCCGCTGCCGTCATGAATGCCGTCATCCTGACTTCGATTTTGTCGGCAGGCAACTCAGGCATGTACGCTTCTACGCGTATGCTGTATGCCATGGCCAAAGACGGTTTGGCTTATAAAGCCTTCGCCAGAACCAATGTCAGCGGCGTGCCGGTGTTGTCGCTGTTGGCAACCGGTGCCGTGGTGTTGGCCGTGTTTTTACTGCAACTCACCAGCGACAAAACCTATCAATACATTCTGGCCGCTTCAGGTTTGACCGGCTTCATCGCTTGGTTGGGCATTGCCGTGAGCCACTACCGCTTCCGCCGTGCTTACATTGCACAAGGCAAAGACCTGAACGCATTGGTGTACCGTGCCAAATGGTTCCCCTTCGGCCCCTTGCTGGCGCTGGCTTTGTGTGTGCTGGTGATTATCGGTCAAGACACCGAACTGGTTTTGAAAGGCAGCTTGGATTGGGATCGCCTCATTATTACCTACATGGGCTTGCCGGTATTTTTAGGTTTCTACTTCTACCACAAGCTGCGCTATAAAACCCGTAAAGTGCCGCTGAAAGAAGTGGATTTGAGCCAAGACGCTCATTAA